One part of the Acetoanaerobium sticklandii genome encodes these proteins:
- the dapD gene encoding 2,3,4,5-tetrahydropyridine-2,6-dicarboxylate N-acetyltransferase, with amino-acid sequence MTNETKLTDAYEIARFIKEAKKTTPVKLYVKGDLNYEAINELMVFGEGKSRILFGEADEINKFLELNKNQIEFYYIENDRRNSAIPMSDYTKFDARIEPGAVIRDRVSIGKNAVIMMGAVINIGAEIGDETMIDMNAVVGARGTIGKRSHIGAGAVIAGVLEPPSKTPVIVGDDVLVGANAVVLEGVVIGNNSVVAAGAVVTEDVPENVVVAGSPARIIKLKDEKTKEKTQILDDLRK; translated from the coding sequence ATGACTAACGAAACTAAACTAACAGATGCATATGAAATTGCTAGATTTATAAAGGAAGCTAAGAAAACCACTCCGGTAAAGCTATATGTTAAGGGAGACCTAAATTATGAAGCCATTAATGAATTAATGGTTTTTGGAGAAGGAAAATCGAGAATTTTATTTGGAGAAGCTGATGAAATAAATAAATTTTTGGAGCTAAATAAAAACCAAATCGAGTTTTATTATATAGAAAATGATAGAAGAAATTCCGCTATTCCTATGTCAGACTATACAAAATTTGATGCGAGAATTGAGCCAGGTGCAGTAATTAGAGACAGAGTATCTATAGGAAAAAATGCCGTTATAATGATGGGAGCAGTAATAAATATTGGAGCAGAAATTGGCGATGAAACAATGATAGATATGAATGCTGTAGTTGGAGCTAGAGGAACAATAGGAAAAAGATCTCATATAGGAGCGGGAGCGGTCATTGCTGGTGTACTAGAACCACCTAGTAAAACACCAGTTATCGTGGGAGATGACGTTTTAGTTGGAGCAAATGCAGTAGTGCTAGAGGGTGTAGTAATTGGAAATAACAGTGTAGTTGCTGCTGGAGCTGTAGTTACTGAAGATGTCCCAGAAAATGTGGTTGTTGCTGGTTCGCCTGCGAGAATTATTAAGCTCAAGGATGAGAAAACTAAAGAAAAGACTCAAATATTAGATGATTTAAGAAAATAA
- a CDS encoding FecCD family ABC transporter permease encodes MSFTEKKSFYKLMFIILTIVLMLGIVISSMIGVADISIDKAVRILLSKLPLVDDLISLDDIKRNQITIIWQIRLPRIILAAFVGMGLSVSGAAFQGMFKNPMADPYVLGISSGAALGAAIAMIFGLGIGAIGIGGVTFFAFIGAILTVSLVYLIAKTGTKIPASTLLLAGISINYLFSAAISLLMLFNHAQIEKIVFWLMGSVSAASWNQVYILVPIVVLGTIGIGIFSRDLNIMLLGEDSANSLGVEVERVKKILLFISSMIVASAVSVSGIIGFVGLIVPHTIRLLIGPDNRVLIPFSAIGGAIFMILADTMARVAISPTELPVGSITSLFGAPYFIYLLVKTKKKVA; translated from the coding sequence ATGAGCTTTACAGAGAAAAAATCATTCTACAAATTAATGTTTATAATTTTGACAATAGTGTTGATGTTAGGGATAGTTATATCTAGTATGATTGGAGTAGCAGATATTTCTATAGATAAAGCAGTGAGAATTCTATTGTCAAAGCTGCCTCTTGTGGATGATTTAATCTCGCTTGATGATATTAAAAGAAATCAAATAACTATTATTTGGCAGATAAGACTTCCTAGAATAATATTAGCAGCTTTTGTGGGAATGGGATTGTCAGTATCAGGAGCGGCATTTCAGGGTATGTTCAAAAATCCAATGGCGGACCCCTACGTGCTTGGAATATCATCAGGAGCGGCACTAGGAGCTGCTATTGCTATGATTTTTGGTTTAGGTATAGGAGCGATTGGCATAGGAGGTGTTACTTTCTTTGCGTTTATAGGGGCTATTCTTACAGTAAGTCTTGTATACCTCATAGCAAAAACTGGAACGAAAATACCTGCAAGTACCTTGCTTCTTGCAGGTATATCAATAAATTATCTATTCTCAGCAGCAATATCGCTATTAATGCTCTTCAATCATGCGCAGATTGAAAAAATAGTATTTTGGCTTATGGGGAGTGTTTCTGCAGCAAGCTGGAATCAAGTTTACATCTTAGTTCCTATTGTAGTTTTAGGAACTATAGGAATAGGAATTTTTTCAAGAGATTTAAATATAATGTTACTTGGAGAAGACTCAGCAAATAGCTTGGGAGTAGAGGTTGAAAGAGTAAAAAAAATTTTGCTTTTTATATCATCTATGATAGTTGCTTCGGCAGTTTCAGTAAGTGGTATAATTGGGTTTGTGGGTCTTATTGTTCCTCACACTATAAGATTGCTTATTGGTCCAGATAATAGAGTACTCATACCATTCTCAGCTATTGGAGGAGCGATTTTTATGATATTAGCAGATACCATGGCTAGAGTTGCAATATCACCTACTGAGCTTCCTGTAGGGTCAATTACTTCATTGTTCGGAGCACCGTATTTTATTTATTTGCTTGTTAAAACAAAAAAGAAGGTGGCATGA
- a CDS encoding YbaK/EbsC family protein, with translation MSVQSVREFFKSKNLDYKIYELEESTATVELAAKAHNVEPAMIAKSMALRLKERYIIIVTAGDAKLDNKKFKDEFKEKIQFLKGDEVPEITGHPVGGVCPFGLKENFDVYLDESLKRFDFVFPAAGSANTSIKIAPDNLKDITNATWISVSK, from the coding sequence ATGTCAGTCCAAAGCGTAAGAGAATTTTTTAAAAGTAAAAATCTAGATTATAAAATATATGAACTTGAGGAGAGTACTGCTACTGTTGAATTAGCAGCCAAAGCTCATAACGTAGAGCCGGCAATGATTGCCAAGAGTATGGCTCTTCGGTTGAAGGAAAGATACATAATTATTGTCACAGCAGGAGATGCAAAGTTAGATAATAAGAAATTTAAAGATGAATTTAAAGAAAAAATTCAGTTTTTAAAAGGTGACGAGGTACCAGAGATAACAGGTCATCCAGTTGGAGGAGTTTGTCCTTTTGGGTTAAAAGAAAATTTTGATGTTTACTTAGATGAATCATTAAAACGCTTTGATTTTGTATTCCCAGCTGCAGGTTCTGCAAATACCTCAATAAAAATTGCTCCAGATAATCTTAAAGATATAACAAATGCAACTTGGATATCAGTTTCAAAATAA
- a CDS encoding tRNA threonylcarbamoyladenosine dehydratase, with product MKKEFQRLGLLFGEEKVDLLANKHVAIFGIGGVGSYAAEAIARSNVGKITLVDFDDVDITNINRQIPALSSTIGKKKADVMKKRIEDINRDCTVIVLDKKYLPENREEFFIEDYDYIVDAIDIITSKIDLIVEAKTRNIPIISSMGMGNKIDPTKIKIEDIYKTHMCPLAKVLRKELKARNVKNLLTVFSEEQPLKPVITLNSESKKVVPGSTGFVPSVAGLIMASKVIQNLLVE from the coding sequence ATGAAAAAAGAATTTCAAAGATTAGGATTACTTTTTGGAGAAGAAAAAGTGGATTTATTAGCTAATAAACATGTGGCTATTTTTGGCATAGGTGGAGTAGGAAGCTACGCAGCAGAAGCTATTGCTCGAAGCAATGTAGGAAAAATAACCTTAGTTGATTTTGATGATGTGGATATTACAAATATAAATAGACAAATTCCTGCACTTTCATCCACTATTGGAAAAAAAAAGGCAGATGTAATGAAAAAAAGAATTGAAGATATAAACCGTGATTGCACTGTAATCGTACTAGATAAAAAATATCTGCCCGAAAATAGAGAAGAATTTTTTATAGAAGATTACGACTACATTGTTGACGCAATAGATATTATTACTTCGAAAATAGATTTGATAGTAGAAGCTAAGACTAGAAATATACCTATTATTTCATCTATGGGAATGGGTAATAAAATTGATCCTACAAAAATAAAAATTGAAGATATATACAAAACTCATATGTGCCCACTTGCAAAGGTACTAAGAAAAGAATTAAAGGCTCGAAATGTTAAAAACCTACTGACTGTGTTTTCTGAAGAGCAGCCACTAAAGCCAGTTATTACCTTAAACAGTGAGAGTAAAAAAGTAGTTCCAGGCTCTACAGGATTTGTACCATCTGTTGCAGGACTGATTATGGCTTCTAAAGTTATCCAAAATCTATTAGTTGAATGA
- a CDS encoding nucleotidyltransferase, protein MITTAFIVEYNPFHNGHKLHLEKSKQITNATHCIGIMSGNFIQRGGPALFDKWHRAALAVKNGVDLVIELPVLFASQSSEIFAKGSISILNQLNMVDNLVFGSESNDVESLLMASELLANESELLSNSIKENLKLGIPYPKARENALKAISKVDLSTTSNDILGLEYTKQLILQKSSITPHTIKRTGSTYNSIDLVGQICSATAIREQLKTTLDINLQNFVPLPTYAMIDELVKLDKIIHDESFFEFIRYNIICNLDRLSDIFDVNEGLHNKIYKEALTSSTLDELASSIKSKRFTYTRIKRILFNILLEITKTDMNIIINTTSPAPYVRVLAFNQKGTELLNLMKKTSSIPIINKVSAFTPETELQRISFNYDTKATRIYNLINRTSKKAFDLGSNLDQDYYKSPVFIK, encoded by the coding sequence ATGATAACGACAGCATTTATAGTAGAATACAACCCTTTTCACAATGGACATAAGCTTCATCTTGAAAAATCCAAACAAATAACTAATGCCACCCATTGTATAGGTATAATGAGTGGCAATTTTATTCAAAGAGGAGGCCCAGCTCTTTTTGATAAATGGCATAGAGCTGCTTTAGCTGTGAAAAACGGAGTGGATTTAGTAATTGAATTGCCAGTTTTATTCGCTTCACAGTCTTCAGAAATATTTGCAAAAGGGAGCATTTCAATACTTAATCAGCTTAATATGGTAGATAATTTAGTCTTTGGGAGCGAATCAAACGATGTAGAAAGCTTATTGATGGCATCTGAGCTTCTTGCAAATGAAAGCGAGCTTCTAAGTAATTCAATAAAAGAAAACCTAAAATTAGGAATACCTTATCCAAAAGCTAGAGAAAATGCTTTGAAAGCAATATCAAAAGTGGATTTGAGCACTACCTCCAACGATATTTTGGGGCTTGAATATACTAAGCAGCTTATATTACAAAAAAGCTCAATAACGCCCCACACTATTAAACGTACTGGAAGCACCTATAATAGTATAGATTTAGTAGGGCAAATTTGCAGTGCAACAGCAATCAGGGAACAGCTTAAAACAACTCTGGATATTAATTTGCAGAATTTTGTTCCTCTACCCACCTATGCTATGATTGATGAACTTGTTAAGCTAGATAAAATAATTCACGATGAAAGTTTTTTTGAATTTATACGTTATAATATTATTTGCAATTTAGATAGATTAAGCGATATATTTGACGTAAATGAAGGACTCCACAATAAAATTTATAAAGAGGCTCTTACTTCTTCTACCTTGGATGAGCTTGCAAGCTCTATTAAAAGCAAAAGATTTACTTACACGAGAATTAAGAGGATTTTATTTAATATTTTGCTAGAAATAACTAAGACTGATATGAATATTATAATAAATACCACTTCTCCAGCTCCATATGTTAGAGTTTTGGCTTTTAATCAGAAAGGAACTGAGCTTCTTAATCTCATGAAGAAAACTAGCTCTATTCCTATTATAAATAAGGTTTCAGCCTTTACCCCCGAAACTGAGCTTCAAAGAATTAGTTTTAACTACGATACTAAAGCTACTAGAATTTATAATTTAATTAACAGAACTAGCAAAAAAGCTTTTGACTTAGGTTCTAATTTAGATCAAGATTATTATAAATCTCCTGTCTTTATAAAATAG
- the dapA gene encoding 4-hydroxy-tetrahydrodipicolinate synthase, whose amino-acid sequence MSIFTGSAVALVTPFINNQVDYKALEKLIEWHLEAKTDAIVVCGTTGESCTLSKDEKKDVIAFTIKKVSGRVPVIAGTGGNNTQEAIEMSLFAEGIGADALLLVTPYYNKTTQRGLVAHYFAIADQVNIPIILYNVPSRTGLNIQPETVKELATHKNIVAIKEASGDLSQIAKIARLCPDGFDIYSGNDDQILPVLSLGGVGVISVVANILPDETHQICELYFNGMTQEATKLQLDMLDIINALFIETNPIPVKAALEIMGKINGELRLPLIPISDSNRELLIKSIKNFNQSMGVSA is encoded by the coding sequence ATGAGTATTTTTACAGGAAGTGCAGTAGCTTTAGTTACCCCATTTATTAACAATCAGGTTGATTATAAAGCATTAGAAAAATTAATAGAATGGCATCTAGAAGCTAAAACAGATGCTATAGTAGTTTGTGGAACTACAGGAGAATCATGTACACTTTCAAAAGATGAGAAAAAAGATGTGATAGCATTTACCATAAAAAAAGTATCAGGAAGAGTACCAGTAATAGCAGGAACTGGAGGCAACAATACCCAAGAAGCAATAGAGATGAGCTTATTTGCAGAAGGGATAGGAGCTGATGCCTTATTGCTTGTGACTCCTTACTACAATAAAACTACTCAAAGAGGTCTAGTTGCACACTACTTTGCAATAGCTGATCAAGTTAATATACCGATAATTTTATACAATGTACCATCTAGAACAGGTCTAAACATTCAGCCGGAGACTGTAAAAGAGCTAGCCACTCATAAAAACATAGTTGCAATCAAAGAAGCAAGTGGGGATTTAAGCCAGATAGCAAAAATTGCTAGACTTTGCCCTGATGGATTTGACATTTACTCTGGAAATGACGACCAAATACTTCCAGTATTATCGCTTGGTGGAGTAGGTGTGATATCAGTAGTTGCAAACATACTTCCAGATGAAACACACCAAATATGTGAATTATACTTTAATGGAATGACTCAGGAAGCTACTAAGCTCCAACTTGATATGCTAGATATAATAAATGCACTTTTTATTGAAACAAATCCAATTCCTGTAAAAGCAGCGTTAGAGATTATGGGGAAAATAAATGGAGAGCTTAGACTTCCACTTATTCCAATAAGTGATAGCAATAGAGAGCTATTAATTAAAAGTATTAAAAATTTTAATCAGTCTATGGGGGTGAGCGCTTGA
- a CDS encoding DUF342 domain-containing protein has translation MTTIFEDNNVCVFLQETNDKSEVWLIVKNHSIPLNYLDSICRDFPRIKISNFISLKKAFDNPNVSVCIGDYKPKFAVSTSKDEMYAYIDINMTQSELESLDLNKIKTDIISALNEEGIREGINLDSISQDMESFAKVLVAKGIEPVSGKDAKVKYFQLSEKKPTIKSDGKVDNYEMNLIDKVERGGWLGEKILPTLGQPGKTVSGKTVLAKPGRDYMLKFDAKSVDEVLEEGKINLVAKFDGAVKFEQGKIGVHNHLVIDENVGYSTGNIDFDGYVTINGVVEDLFSVRATKDIFIKGKMGIGAVGTIHSVNGDISILGGVNGKKKAKLIAGRNVYVKYVNEAEIEAKGEINIGLYAFESILKGDKVILSPDKGKIVGGDIQAKHLVSANTFGNSMEKATKIQVKGFDRNKVNEELNVIKVNFNETIAKANRLKRELEILELNQDNLSEKEEFTYKGMLLTYENLIDDINKLNYDFKKLEEFLRTKGEGEVKILGSAYPKTVLDIKNLQKVISKTMAGSFYVKDNSLHLTQI, from the coding sequence ATGACTACCATATTTGAAGATAATAATGTATGTGTATTCTTACAAGAAACAAATGATAAAAGTGAAGTGTGGTTGATTGTAAAAAACCATTCTATTCCACTGAATTATTTAGATTCTATATGTAGAGATTTTCCTAGAATCAAGATATCTAATTTTATTTCATTAAAAAAAGCTTTTGATAATCCGAATGTAAGTGTATGTATAGGAGACTATAAGCCTAAGTTTGCTGTGAGCACATCAAAGGATGAAATGTATGCATACATAGATATAAATATGACCCAAAGCGAGCTTGAAAGCTTAGATTTAAATAAAATTAAGACAGACATCATCTCTGCATTAAATGAAGAGGGCATTAGAGAAGGAATAAATTTAGATAGTATTTCGCAGGATATGGAATCTTTTGCTAAAGTTCTTGTAGCAAAGGGGATAGAACCGGTTAGTGGAAAAGACGCAAAGGTAAAATATTTCCAGCTAAGTGAAAAAAAACCTACGATAAAAAGCGACGGAAAAGTAGATAACTATGAGATGAATTTGATAGATAAGGTTGAAAGAGGAGGGTGGCTAGGGGAAAAGATACTACCTACATTAGGCCAACCAGGCAAGACAGTTTCTGGAAAAACTGTATTAGCAAAACCAGGAAGAGATTATATGCTGAAGTTCGATGCTAAATCAGTAGATGAGGTGTTGGAAGAAGGGAAAATAAATCTCGTTGCAAAATTTGATGGTGCTGTAAAGTTTGAACAAGGTAAAATTGGAGTACACAATCATTTAGTGATAGACGAAAATGTGGGCTATTCCACTGGAAATATAGATTTTGATGGATATGTTACAATTAATGGAGTAGTTGAAGATTTATTTTCTGTAAGAGCGACTAAAGATATTTTCATAAAAGGAAAAATGGGAATAGGAGCTGTAGGAACAATACATTCTGTTAATGGAGATATATCTATACTAGGCGGAGTGAATGGAAAGAAAAAAGCAAAGCTCATAGCAGGTAGAAATGTGTATGTAAAATATGTGAATGAAGCTGAAATAGAAGCAAAAGGTGAAATTAACATAGGTTTATATGCTTTTGAAAGTATATTAAAAGGGGATAAAGTTATTTTATCTCCAGATAAAGGAAAGATTGTAGGAGGAGATATTCAAGCCAAGCATCTTGTATCTGCAAATACTTTTGGGAACTCAATGGAGAAAGCTACTAAAATTCAAGTTAAGGGATTTGACAGAAATAAAGTAAATGAAGAGCTGAATGTAATAAAAGTAAATTTCAATGAGACTATTGCAAAAGCCAATCGTTTAAAAAGAGAGCTTGAAATTCTTGAATTAAATCAAGATAATCTATCTGAAAAAGAAGAATTTACCTATAAAGGGATGCTTTTAACTTATGAAAATCTAATTGATGACATCAATAAACTAAATTATGATTTTAAGAAGCTAGAAGAATTCTTAAGAACAAAAGGCGAAGGAGAAGTAAAAATACTTGGAAGCGCATATCCTAAAACTGTTCTAGATATTAAGAATCTTCAAAAGGTTATAAGTAAGACTATGGCAGGCTCATTTTATGTCAAAGATAATAGCCTTCACCTAACGCAAATATAA
- a CDS encoding EAL domain-containing protein yields the protein MKKRGYNKHNINHFKVMVLPLMITAIAIFVGNILTYVYNNIMIAFFISILAIVTFLWSQNKNIITPIKRLEHGINKIDLSNNLSYRLPIHRKDVFYSISLAINAILNKTEELFHKIKDNEEALMSSNDEIMAAYEQLRASQIELETKYSEIEQYSQELEKLKSHIEHMAYNDELTNLPNRRSFMERLSSELESKKEGAIIFLDIDNFKAINDTLGHVHGDELLNRVAYRLKLLLGANAFISRFGGDEFLILISDTDKESVENLAKSINDIFDEPFLLNNNKINVDFSMGITFYPKDSSDINELIMNADTAMYQVKATGRNHYKFFDCEMIESIKEKVKIETKIREALKNDGFVLHYQPQIKVDSLSIYGFEALLRFKNDTLSPAVFIPIAEESGLIIEVGRWVTNEAILQLYDWKERHINLKPISINLSTKQIMDTGYIEFLRAGLEKYEIPPEFIEIEITESILLEKTERTIEFLNELKQVGVKIALDDFGTGYSSLSYLTFIPVDKIKLDKSLSDKFLELTNIKVMDSLISLAHSLELEVIAEGIEDLEQYRRLRVGKCDYIQGYLFGKPIEINEADKIYDSNLSYVIA from the coding sequence ATGAAAAAAAGAGGATACAATAAACATAATATAAATCACTTTAAAGTAATGGTATTGCCTCTTATGATTACTGCTATAGCCATTTTTGTTGGAAATATATTAACCTATGTTTACAATAATATCATGATAGCTTTTTTCATAAGCATCCTTGCAATAGTAACATTTTTATGGAGCCAAAACAAAAATATAATAACTCCGATAAAAAGACTTGAGCATGGTATCAATAAGATAGATTTAAGCAATAATTTATCTTATAGGCTTCCAATACATAGAAAAGATGTTTTTTATAGTATTTCACTTGCAATAAATGCTATCTTAAACAAAACAGAAGAATTATTTCATAAGATAAAAGATAATGAAGAAGCATTAATGAGCTCTAATGATGAAATTATGGCTGCGTACGAGCAACTTAGAGCATCTCAAATTGAGCTTGAAACTAAATACTCTGAAATTGAGCAATATAGTCAGGAGCTAGAAAAATTAAAAAGTCATATAGAACATATGGCTTATAATGATGAGCTTACTAATCTTCCAAATAGAAGAAGTTTTATGGAAAGATTAAGCAGTGAACTGGAATCTAAAAAGGAAGGCGCAATTATTTTTCTTGATATAGATAATTTTAAAGCCATAAACGATACTCTAGGACATGTACATGGAGATGAGCTCCTTAATAGAGTTGCGTATAGATTAAAGCTACTTCTTGGAGCTAATGCCTTTATATCTAGATTTGGAGGAGACGAGTTTTTAATTCTAATAAGTGATACTGATAAGGAATCAGTAGAAAATCTTGCAAAATCTATCAATGATATTTTTGATGAGCCATTCTTGCTGAACAATAATAAAATAAATGTAGATTTTAGTATGGGAATAACATTTTATCCAAAGGATAGCTCGGATATAAATGAGCTTATAATGAATGCAGATACAGCTATGTATCAAGTAAAAGCAACTGGAAGAAATCATTACAAATTCTTTGATTGTGAAATGATTGAATCTATAAAAGAAAAAGTGAAAATTGAAACCAAAATTAGAGAAGCCTTAAAAAATGATGGGTTTGTTCTCCATTACCAACCCCAAATTAAAGTTGATTCTCTTTCAATATATGGTTTTGAGGCCCTACTTAGATTTAAAAATGATACTCTATCCCCTGCTGTGTTTATACCTATAGCAGAAGAATCAGGTCTTATAATTGAAGTTGGTAGATGGGTTACAAATGAAGCTATTTTGCAGTTATATGACTGGAAAGAAAGACATATTAATCTAAAACCAATATCTATTAATTTATCAACAAAACAAATAATGGACACTGGATACATAGAGTTTCTTAGGGCAGGTCTTGAAAAATATGAGATACCTCCTGAGTTCATAGAAATTGAAATTACAGAAAGCATCTTGCTAGAAAAAACTGAAAGAACAATTGAATTTCTAAATGAATTAAAGCAGGTTGGAGTAAAAATAGCTCTGGACGATTTTGGAACTGGGTACTCATCTCTGAGTTATTTGACTTTCATACCTGTGGATAAAATTAAATTAGATAAATCATTAAGTGATAAATTTCTGGAGCTTACAAATATTAAAGTTATGGATAGTTTGATTTCACTAGCACATAGTCTTGAACTGGAAGTAATTGCAGAAGGCATTGAAGATTTAGAGCAATATAGAAGACTTAGAGTAGGAAAATGTGATTATATTCAGGGATATCTTTTTGGAAAACCAATAGAAATAAATGAAGCGGATAAAATTTATGATTCAAACTTATCATATGTAATAGCATAG
- the dapB gene encoding 4-hydroxy-tetrahydrodipicolinate reductase, translating to MINIGISGINGSMGQILSKKISEDNMFTLVMGIDARPELYENKCKVFEKPADSNIYPDLIIDFSHHSCLDELLLFAKEHGISLVLATTGYDAAQIEKIHSYSSDIAILYSANMSFGINLVKTILEKYSKLLDERSYDIEIIEKHHNKKVDAPSGTAYILADAVNSGISTPKNFVNGRQGRTNPRTTNEIGIHAVRGGNIFGEHEVIFAGSSDIIEIKHTALSKDLFADGAIDAAKWLYMKEKGMYCMQDMFEI from the coding sequence TTGATTAACATAGGAATTTCAGGAATAAATGGAAGCATGGGCCAGATCCTATCAAAAAAAATAAGTGAAGATAATATGTTTACCCTAGTGATGGGAATAGATGCTAGACCAGAACTTTATGAAAATAAATGTAAGGTTTTTGAAAAGCCTGCTGATTCAAATATTTATCCTGATTTAATCATAGATTTTTCTCATCACTCATGTCTTGATGAATTATTGTTATTTGCTAAGGAGCATGGGATTAGTCTTGTTCTTGCAACTACAGGTTACGATGCAGCTCAAATTGAAAAAATACACAGCTATAGCTCAGATATTGCTATTTTATATTCTGCAAATATGTCTTTTGGAATAAATTTAGTAAAGACAATTTTAGAAAAATATTCAAAATTACTAGATGAGCGAAGCTATGATATTGAAATAATTGAAAAGCATCACAATAAGAAAGTAGATGCACCTAGTGGTACTGCATATATTTTAGCTGATGCAGTAAATTCTGGTATATCCACCCCAAAAAACTTTGTAAATGGAAGACAAGGAAGAACCAATCCTAGGACGACAAATGAAATAGGGATACATGCAGTTAGAGGAGGAAATATCTTTGGTGAACATGAAGTTATATTTGCAGGAAGCAGTGATATAATTGAGATAAAGCACACGGCACTTTCTAAGGATTTGTTTGCAGATGGAGCTATTGATGCTGCAAAATGGCTTTATATGAAAGAAAAAGGAATGTACTGCATGCAAGATATGTTTGAAATTTAA
- a CDS encoding ABC transporter substrate-binding protein, giving the protein MTFNKKTLVRTLILFMIALLSFTGCQAPVQTEEQENIQTNTASKGYPLEITDSMGRKVTIENEPQRIISIAPNITETIYALGMEAKLVARTDYCDYPEPVLEKESIGSLREPNIEKILELNPDLIIASTHFDLDVLKKLEDSGLTVAVLYGEESFEGVYDTILKTGRLLNADENANAVVADMQAKVKKVKEAVENQPKPKAYYVVSYGEGGDYTATGETFISQIIDMAGGENIANDATGWKYNLEALVEKDPDIVICSKYFEAKAGIKSANGYNELTAVKEGKLFEIDNNMLDRQGPRLADGLEALAKILHPDKF; this is encoded by the coding sequence ATGACATTTAATAAAAAAACCTTAGTAAGGACATTGATTTTATTTATGATAGCTTTGTTAAGCTTTACAGGTTGTCAGGCACCAGTCCAGACTGAAGAGCAGGAAAATATACAAACGAATACAGCTTCTAAGGGCTACCCACTTGAAATTACTGATTCTATGGGAAGAAAAGTCACTATAGAAAATGAACCTCAAAGGATAATATCCATAGCTCCAAATATCACAGAGACTATTTATGCGCTTGGTATGGAAGCTAAATTAGTAGCAAGGACGGATTATTGTGATTATCCTGAGCCGGTTTTAGAAAAGGAATCAATAGGGAGCTTAAGAGAGCCTAACATAGAAAAAATATTGGAGCTTAACCCTGATTTAATAATTGCATCTACTCATTTTGATCTAGATGTCTTAAAAAAATTAGAAGATTCAGGACTTACGGTAGCAGTTCTATATGGAGAGGAGAGCTTTGAAGGGGTATATGACACAATCTTAAAAACAGGAAGGCTATTAAATGCAGATGAAAATGCAAATGCCGTAGTAGCGGATATGCAAGCAAAGGTAAAGAAAGTTAAGGAGGCAGTTGAAAATCAGCCTAAACCAAAGGCATATTACGTAGTTTCTTATGGAGAAGGCGGAGACTATACAGCAACAGGAGAGACATTTATTTCTCAGATTATTGATATGGCTGGTGGAGAAAACATAGCAAATGATGCAACAGGATGGAAATATAATCTGGAGGCACTTGTAGAAAAAGATCCAGATATAGTGATTTGCTCAAAATACTTTGAAGCAAAAGCAGGAATAAAATCAGCAAATGGATATAATGAGCTAACAGCAGTTAAAGAGGGCAAATTATTTGAAATTGATAATAATATGCTAGACAGACAAGGACCTAGACTTGCTGATGGATTAGAAGCATTAGCAAAAATACTTCATCCTGACAAATTCTAA